The Sulfurihydrogenibium sp. YO3AOP1 genome has a window encoding:
- the metF gene encoding methylenetetrahydrofolate reductase [NAD(P)H] codes for MKIIDKLKNTKVSISFEFFPPKTEEAEKTLFETISNLQPLNPTFVSVTYGAGGSTREKTRDIVKKIHEETKLTVMAHLTCIGHSKQEILSILDDYEKIGIENILALRGDIPLNFEKSDILSDGCKHASELVSLIRETYKDYFCIAVASYPEGHPESPNLEREILYFKKKVEVGADFSITQMFFDNSYFYEFLEKCEIAGINIPIIPGIMPITNFNQIKKFASLCGATIPEEVVQKFEKYADNPEETKKIGIEFATLQCMDLIKHGVKGLHFYTLNKSDATIKIYENIKDYL; via the coding sequence ATGAAAATAATTGACAAATTAAAAAACACAAAGGTTAGTATATCATTTGAATTTTTCCCACCTAAGACAGAAGAAGCAGAAAAAACATTGTTTGAAACAATATCAAACTTACAGCCGTTAAATCCGACTTTTGTATCTGTTACATATGGAGCAGGTGGTTCAACGAGAGAAAAGACAAGAGATATAGTCAAAAAAATACATGAAGAGACAAAACTAACAGTAATGGCACACCTTACCTGTATTGGTCATTCTAAGCAGGAAATATTAAGCATTCTTGATGATTATGAAAAAATAGGAATAGAAAATATTCTTGCCCTTAGAGGAGATATACCTCTTAATTTTGAAAAATCAGATATTCTATCTGATGGATGTAAACATGCAAGCGAGCTTGTAAGCTTGATAAGAGAAACTTATAAAGACTATTTTTGTATAGCGGTAGCATCTTATCCGGAAGGACACCCAGAAAGCCCAAATCTTGAAAGAGAGATTTTATACTTCAAAAAGAAAGTAGAAGTAGGAGCTGATTTTTCTATTACTCAGATGTTTTTTGATAACAGCTATTTTTATGAGTTTTTAGAAAAATGCGAAATAGCAGGAATCAATATTCCAATAATACCCGGCATTATGCCAATAACAAATTTTAACCAGATAAAAAAGTTTGCTTCTTTGTGTGGTGCAACCATTCCTGAAGAGGTGGTTCAAAAGTTTGAAAAGTATGCAGACAATCCGGAGGAGACTAAAAAGATAGGTATTGAGTTTGCAACCTTGCAGTGTATGGACTTAATCAAACACGGCGTAAAAGGTCTTCATTTTTACACATTAAATAAATCTGATGCAACAATAAAGATTTATGAAAATATAAAGGATTATTTGTAA
- a CDS encoding LysR family transcriptional regulator, which translates to MEVLDYHKLRIFKAVADLKSFSKAAQMLFLSQPTVTLQIKKIENYLGMTLFRRHKSNLELTEEGKVLYQFASKIIEDYMNMEENLKNVRKTSILYIGCSSTIGDYLLPKIITKFISENPEVSIKIFIGNSKEVEDGVLSKIFNIGLVEDNIISNKLDISEFYEDEIILIASKNNSISEYLKTQNELKNYKFIFREFGSGTRNIVEQSLKIKISPSMEVSSSKAIAKIVQNSDYLAFVSKLVAEDLINDGHLKKIEVDDLKITRKFSIITQKNIRLSSVENKFYRFLKNFT; encoded by the coding sequence ATGGAAGTACTTGATTATCACAAATTAAGAATATTTAAAGCAGTTGCAGACTTAAAAAGCTTTTCAAAAGCTGCACAGATGCTTTTTTTATCCCAGCCAACTGTGACGCTTCAAATCAAAAAGATAGAAAATTACCTTGGAATGACTTTGTTTAGAAGACATAAATCAAATCTTGAACTTACAGAAGAAGGAAAAGTCCTTTATCAGTTTGCAAGCAAAATAATAGAAGATTACATGAATATGGAAGAAAATCTTAAAAATGTAAGAAAAACTTCCATTCTTTACATAGGTTGTAGTTCTACAATAGGTGATTATCTTCTTCCTAAGATAATTACAAAATTTATATCAGAAAATCCAGAAGTAAGCATAAAAATTTTCATAGGCAACTCAAAGGAAGTTGAAGATGGTGTACTATCAAAGATTTTTAATATAGGGCTTGTAGAAGATAACATAATATCAAACAAGCTTGATATATCTGAATTTTATGAAGATGAGATAATCTTGATTGCATCTAAAAATAATTCTATTTCTGAGTATCTAAAAACACAAAATGAGCTAAAAAATTATAAATTTATATTCAGAGAGTTTGGGTCAGGAACAAGGAATATAGTAGAACAAAGTTTAAAGATAAAAATTAGTCCATCTATGGAAGTTTCAAGTAGTAAAGCTATTGCTAAGATAGTGCAAAACTCAGATTACTTAGCCTTTGTATCTAAACTTGTTGCTGAAGATTTAATCAATGACGGACATCTGAAAAAAATCGAAGTTGATGACCTAAAAATTACAAGAAAGTTTTCCATTATCACACAAAAAAATATAAGATTATCTTCTGTTGAAAATAAATTTTACAGATTCTTGAAAAATTTTACTTAG
- the dxr gene encoding 1-deoxy-D-xylulose-5-phosphate reductoisomerase, whose protein sequence is MLKVGILGSTGSVGSQALDVIRKYKDQIKVELLGASKLSENLINQIKEFKPSYVYVENAEEKSIDDIKVLVGEDGLRRAVNLDLDLFINAIAGIKGILPTYLLLKYNKTLATANKEAIICLGELLKDKYKKILPIDSEHSAIFQILKDSNQKEVRRIILTASGGPFVNMPAEDFENITVKQALIHPRWSMGKKITIDSATLMNKGLEVIEAHYLFSMPYEKIDVLIHPESIIHGMVEFVDGTVISNMSNPDMKIPISYALFYPERKFLSDNYLDFTKIKSLNFLKPDTEKFPLLKLAVECGKKGGVYPTVLTVADEIAVNYFLEERIKFTDIHKIILETLEKFDYNKLDSVDDIFYIIDKTINLATEIAKKYGST, encoded by the coding sequence TTGTTAAAAGTTGGAATACTTGGTTCTACCGGTTCTGTTGGAAGTCAGGCATTAGATGTTATCAGAAAGTATAAAGACCAAATAAAGGTTGAACTTCTTGGAGCTTCTAAGTTATCTGAAAATCTTATAAATCAGATTAAAGAGTTTAAACCATCTTATGTTTATGTTGAAAATGCAGAAGAAAAAAGTATAGATGATATAAAGGTTTTGGTTGGAGAAGATGGATTAAGGCGGGCTGTTAATCTTGATTTGGATTTATTTATAAATGCGATTGCAGGAATAAAAGGCATTCTTCCTACTTATCTACTGCTTAAATACAATAAAACTCTTGCAACCGCAAACAAAGAAGCTATTATTTGTCTTGGAGAGCTACTTAAAGATAAGTATAAAAAAATTCTTCCAATAGATAGTGAGCATTCTGCTATTTTTCAGATACTTAAAGATAGTAATCAAAAAGAAGTTAGAAGAATTATTCTAACAGCTTCCGGCGGTCCCTTTGTAAATATGCCGGCTGAAGATTTTGAAAATATCACAGTTAAACAAGCATTAATCCATCCAAGATGGAGTATGGGTAAGAAAATAACCATAGATAGTGCAACGCTGATGAATAAAGGGTTAGAAGTTATAGAAGCCCATTATCTGTTTTCAATGCCCTATGAAAAAATAGATGTGCTGATCCATCCAGAAAGTATCATACACGGAATGGTTGAATTTGTTGATGGAACTGTTATATCTAACATGTCTAACCCTGATATGAAAATTCCTATATCATATGCTTTATTTTATCCGGAAAGAAAGTTTTTATCTGATAATTACTTAGATTTTACAAAGATTAAGTCGCTTAACTTTTTAAAACCAGACACAGAAAAATTTCCGTTGTTAAAACTTGCCGTTGAGTGTGGTAAAAAAGGCGGTGTATATCCAACAGTTTTGACCGTAGCAGATGAGATAGCCGTTAACTACTTTTTAGAAGAAAGGATAAAGTTTACAGATATACACAAAATTATCTTAGAGACCTTAGAAAAGTTTGATTACAACAAACTTGATTCCGTAGATGATATATTTTATATAATTGATAAAACAATAAATTTAGCAACAGAGATAGCAAAGAAGTATGGAAGTACTTGA
- a CDS encoding thioredoxin family protein encodes MDIKENLTLVCDFDEKDISQKIKKTLEEHFKDNQKIGLEYKEFSDLKPAIKILRNGEDTGIKFYGNILGGEFQAFLESLKITGNNEYHISQRVLEFIEEIDKPVDIKVFVTTSCGWCPSATIKAVSFATVSRLINASIFECYSFPEIAMKYNVSVVPKTIINDKVEFVGVKDDNEYFGYIVKALGEV; translated from the coding sequence ATGGATATAAAAGAAAATTTGACCTTAGTTTGTGATTTTGATGAAAAAGATATTTCGCAAAAAATTAAAAAAACATTGGAAGAGCATTTTAAAGACAATCAAAAAATAGGCTTAGAATATAAAGAGTTTTCAGATTTAAAGCCTGCCATAAAGATTTTAAGAAATGGTGAAGATACAGGCATAAAGTTTTATGGAAACATTCTTGGTGGAGAGTTTCAGGCATTTTTAGAGAGTTTAAAGATCACAGGAAATAATGAATATCACATATCACAAAGAGTTTTAGAGTTTATAGAAGAGATAGATAAGCCAGTAGATATTAAAGTTTTTGTAACGACTTCCTGTGGATGGTGTCCATCTGCTACGATTAAAGCAGTCAGCTTTGCAACTGTCAGCAGATTAATAAATGCTTCTATTTTTGAATGTTATTCATTTCCGGAGATTGCAATGAAGTATAATGTTTCAGTAGTTCCAAAGACTATTATCAATGATAAAGTGGAGTTTGTAGGCGTAAAAGATGATAATGAATATTTTGGCTATATAGTAAAGGCGTTAGGAGAAGTTTAG
- a CDS encoding DUF4911 domain-containing protein — MLSNELLEKLNNYPTKSVNLVIKCNPEKMNFISMVINGYDRICLPRTRYGKEGILDLITSPDFVDDLYLILEDLKLNHDPSLEIIGDLGDNWIIAVT; from the coding sequence ATGCTGAGTAATGAGCTTTTAGAAAAGCTAAATAACTATCCTACAAAAAGCGTTAACCTTGTAATTAAATGTAATCCGGAAAAGATGAACTTTATATCTATGGTTATAAATGGATATGACAGAATCTGTCTTCCAAGGACAAGATACGGCAAAGAAGGTATTTTAGACCTAATCACTTCTCCAGATTTTGTAGATGATTTATATTTGATTTTAGAAGATTTAAAGCTAAACCATGACCCAAGCTTAGAAATTATAGGAGACCTTGGCGATAATTGGATTATAGCAGTAACTTAA
- a CDS encoding LysR family transcriptional regulator: MEIKHKVWIEKDDEIIMGMGREALLKAIKETGSIVKAAEKVGFNYKKALSYIKAMEERSGQKIVITFKGGTEKGGAKLTEFGEGLLKDFESIVKEYEELRERLQREIKRRKYLSMIAYPKKEVNKDAE; this comes from the coding sequence ATGGAGATAAAACATAAAGTTTGGATTGAAAAAGATGACGAGATAATCATGGGAATGGGAAGAGAAGCTTTACTTAAAGCCATTAAAGAAACAGGTTCTATTGTGAAGGCTGCTGAAAAAGTTGGCTTTAACTACAAAAAAGCTCTGTCTTATATCAAAGCTATGGAAGAAAGGTCTGGACAAAAGATCGTTATAACGTTTAAAGGTGGAACAGAAAAAGGTGGAGCAAAGCTAACAGAATTTGGTGAAGGATTGTTAAAAGATTTTGAAAGTATCGTAAAGGAGTATGAAGAGTTAAGGGAAAGACTTCAACGAGAAATAAAAAGAAGAAAATACCTAAGTATGATAGCATATCCAAAGAAAGAGGTAAATAAAGATGCTGAGTAA
- a CDS encoding A24 family peptidase produces the protein MEEFELIKILAIFILGASIGSFLNVVIYRLPRNMSIAYPPSTCPVCKNQIKWYDNIPIISYIILKGKCRFCATKISIRYPLVEFFTGIMAVFTYLKFGFTVDFIFMFYFVACMIALSFIDLEFKIIPDEINFSGLFMGFVYAGYKAYEIRDFHPLTDALIGAAVGAGFLYALALFYLKVRNIEALGFGDVKLLAFIGSYVGWFGALFTIFFGSLLGLLGSVFFMKVYKTDDLSKLEIPFGPFLAIAGTIYLFFGEWIYNFYFGE, from the coding sequence ATGGAAGAGTTTGAGCTTATAAAAATACTGGCTATTTTTATTTTAGGAGCATCTATTGGAAGTTTTCTAAACGTAGTTATATACAGGCTGCCAAGGAATATGTCTATTGCTTATCCACCATCTACATGTCCTGTATGTAAAAATCAGATTAAGTGGTACGACAACATTCCCATTATTTCTTATATAATTCTTAAAGGAAAATGTAGATTTTGTGCCACTAAAATAAGTATTAGATATCCGTTAGTAGAATTCTTTACTGGCATAATGGCTGTTTTTACATACTTAAAATTTGGCTTTACGGTAGATTTTATATTTATGTTTTATTTTGTTGCTTGTATGATTGCCTTATCTTTCATAGATTTAGAATTTAAAATAATTCCTGATGAGATTAACTTTTCAGGTTTATTTATGGGTTTTGTTTATGCCGGTTATAAGGCTTATGAAATTAGAGATTTTCATCCGCTTACTGACGCTTTAATTGGGGCTGCTGTAGGGGCTGGGTTTTTATACGCTTTAGCTTTATTTTATCTTAAAGTTAGAAATATAGAAGCACTTGGATTTGGTGATGTAAAACTTCTTGCATTCATTGGCAGTTATGTTGGTTGGTTTGGAGCTTTATTTACAATATTTTTTGGGTCTTTACTTGGTCTTCTTGGGTCTGTTTTCTTTATGAAGGTGTACAAAACTGATGATTTATCAAAATTAGAAATACCTTTTGGTCCATTTCTTGCTATAGCTGGGACTATTTATTTATTCTTTGGAGAGTGGATTTATAATTTTTATTTTGGAGAGTAA
- a CDS encoding phosphate-starvation-inducible PsiE family protein — protein MKRLIVRIKRNIIDKITNIDAPLINFLENFDRLIHLFLAIVIVFTSLAIFMWFIHDAYELFEKIAMFKKNISSSALKLFGTAILLWPLSALLRAEIKLVKGEQISLNLFVDTAIASTVRSFLVSTEERESLSETYYLIIALIVFAIVRLVVAYTEKISTSNSRNKG, from the coding sequence TTGAAAAGACTGATAGTAAGGATTAAAAGAAATATAATTGATAAAATAACTAATATAGATGCTCCACTTATAAACTTTCTTGAAAACTTCGACAGATTAATTCATCTGTTTTTAGCAATTGTTATAGTTTTTACTTCTCTTGCCATTTTTATGTGGTTTATACATGATGCTTATGAGCTATTTGAAAAAATAGCAATGTTTAAGAAAAATATAAGTTCAAGTGCTTTAAAACTTTTTGGTACTGCAATACTTTTATGGCCATTATCTGCATTACTAAGAGCCGAGATAAAATTAGTAAAAGGAGAGCAAATATCGTTAAACCTTTTTGTAGACACTGCAATTGCTTCAACTGTAAGGAGCTTTCTTGTATCTACTGAGGAGAGAGAATCATTAAGCGAAACCTACTATTTAATAATAGCATTAATAGTGTTTGCAATAGTAAGATTAGTGGTGGCTTATACAGAGAAAATTTCAACATCTAATTCAAGAAATAAGGGATAA
- a CDS encoding ATP synthase subunit I translates to MAIIIYTGLFILGFIAGLIYFWHMWKSIGTYGANKSKILSSMIFRAPVVIAAALLGYMVAKFEGIIAVLIGFTTFQIIFLIKKGSQLKKELEEEALKEENLEKTDSKD, encoded by the coding sequence ATGGCAATAATTATTTACACCGGATTATTCATTCTTGGTTTTATAGCGGGGCTTATTTATTTTTGGCATATGTGGAAAAGTATTGGCACTTATGGAGCCAATAAATCAAAAATATTATCAAGTATGATTTTCAGGGCACCTGTTGTAATAGCAGCTGCTTTACTTGGTTATATGGTAGCAAAATTTGAAGGAATTATCGCAGTTTTGATAGGTTTTACTACGTTTCAGATTATCTTTTTGATTAAAAAAGGAAGTCAGCTAAAAAAAGAGTTAGAGGAAGAAGCTTTAAAAGAGGAAAATCTTGAAAAGACTGATAGTAAGGATTAA
- a CDS encoding TraR/DksA family transcriptional regulator, with translation MDKNKLQKFRRLLLKKRSQILERYLKKEETEKVLTEQSAEPRDLEEYANIDITEEILAQLSDVEIEILKAIDDTLERIQNGTYGICEVCGKEIEEERLEAVPWTTLCIQHAKEQEPFQSTPDLRYKEYFDNLFTREKPASEEEAGEL, from the coding sequence ATGGACAAAAATAAACTTCAAAAATTCAGAAGATTACTTTTAAAGAAAAGATCTCAAATTTTAGAAAGGTACTTGAAAAAAGAAGAAACAGAAAAAGTATTAACAGAACAATCTGCCGAGCCAAGAGATTTGGAAGAGTATGCTAACATTGACATTACTGAAGAAATTTTAGCCCAGTTGTCAGATGTAGAAATAGAGATATTAAAGGCTATAGATGATACTCTTGAAAGAATACAAAATGGAACCTATGGAATATGCGAAGTTTGCGGAAAAGAAATTGAAGAAGAAAGGCTTGAAGCTGTTCCTTGGACAACTCTATGTATTCAGCACGCAAAGGAACAAGAACCTTTCCAATCAACGCCAGATTTAAGATATAAAGAATATTTTGATAATCTATTCACGAGAGAAAAACCAGCATCAGAAGAAGAGGCAGGAGAGTTATGA
- the gatA gene encoding Asp-tRNA(Asn)/Glu-tRNA(Gln) amidotransferase subunit GatA: MELWKKSLKELSDLVKSKEVKPSEIVEAFIERKNQVEPKIKAYVTALDDLALEKAKKRDQELTKLENIPDLFGLPIAIKDNISTKDIKTTCSSKMLENFVPVYDATVIERLKSQGYVITGKTNLDEFAMGSSTENSAFFPTRNPWDLERVPGGSSGGSAAVVASGMAPASLGSDTGGSIRQPAAFCGVVGLKPTYGRVSRYGLVAFASSLDQIGPFGRTVEDVAMIMNVISGKDPKDSTSRSIPVPNYLESLNKDVKGLKIGLPKEFYTEDLNPQIKEIILNAVKQLEKEGMTAHEISLPYTKYAIETYYIIAPSEASSNLARFDGVRYGYRAKEYKNLEEMYSKTRDEGFGAEVKRRIMIGTYALSSGYYDAYYLKAQKVRTLIYQDYMNAFEKVDVIITPTTPDVAFKIGEKSNDPIQMYLSDIFTVSANMATVPALSIPCGFKDNLPVGMQIIGKPFDEETILQVAYKFQSLNDYHKRFPEV, encoded by the coding sequence ATGGAGTTATGGAAAAAATCTTTAAAAGAACTTTCAGACCTTGTTAAATCAAAAGAAGTTAAACCTTCTGAAATCGTTGAAGCTTTCATAGAAAGAAAAAACCAAGTAGAACCAAAAATTAAAGCTTACGTGACAGCTTTAGACGATTTAGCATTAGAAAAAGCAAAGAAAAGAGACCAAGAATTAACAAAGCTTGAAAACATTCCAGACCTTTTTGGACTGCCGATAGCAATAAAAGATAATATTTCTACAAAAGATATAAAAACAACTTGTTCATCAAAAATGCTTGAAAACTTTGTTCCTGTTTATGATGCAACCGTTATTGAAAGATTGAAATCTCAAGGTTATGTAATCACAGGAAAAACTAACTTAGACGAATTTGCAATGGGTTCTTCAACTGAAAACTCAGCATTTTTCCCAACAAGAAACCCATGGGATTTAGAAAGAGTCCCGGGTGGCTCATCCGGTGGGTCTGCTGCTGTTGTTGCTTCAGGAATGGCTCCTGCATCTCTTGGGTCTGATACAGGAGGCTCAATCAGACAGCCTGCGGCATTTTGCGGAGTTGTGGGACTTAAACCTACATATGGAAGAGTATCAAGATACGGACTTGTTGCCTTTGCATCATCCTTAGACCAGATTGGACCATTTGGAAGAACGGTTGAAGATGTAGCAATGATAATGAACGTTATCTCCGGAAAAGACCCAAAAGATTCTACATCAAGAAGCATCCCGGTTCCAAACTACTTAGAAAGCTTAAACAAAGATGTGAAAGGTTTAAAAATAGGACTTCCAAAAGAGTTTTATACAGAAGATTTAAATCCACAAATAAAAGAGATAATCTTAAACGCCGTCAAACAGCTTGAAAAAGAAGGAATGACAGCCCACGAGATTTCTTTACCATATACAAAGTATGCAATAGAAACTTACTACATCATAGCTCCGTCAGAAGCATCGTCCAACTTGGCAAGGTTTGATGGTGTTAGATACGGATACAGAGCAAAAGAATATAAAAATCTTGAAGAGATGTATTCTAAAACAAGAGATGAAGGCTTTGGTGCAGAAGTAAAAAGAAGAATCATGATAGGAACTTATGCATTATCCTCCGGATATTACGATGCATATTACTTAAAAGCTCAAAAGGTTAGAACTTTAATCTATCAAGACTATATGAATGCTTTTGAAAAAGTTGATGTAATCATAACTCCAACAACGCCGGACGTAGCGTTCAAGATTGGAGAAAAATCAAACGACCCAATCCAGATGTATTTATCAGATATTTTTACAGTATCAGCCAACATGGCAACTGTTCCAGCATTAAGCATACCATGCGGATTTAAAGATAATCTGCCGGTAGGAATGCAGATAATCGGAAAGCCGTTTGATGAAGAGACCATATTGCAGGTAGCTTACAAATTTCAATCTCTAAATGATTATCATAAGAGATTTCCAGAAGTTTAG
- a CDS encoding ATP-binding protein yields the protein MYKFFTIKNFKNFKSLELNDLERVNLIVGKNNSGKSSLLEAILLHNMSIASIISIIKSRNTDLLSATDFKHIIQAFFNNFNTKEPIDLIGFFENNKKVSVSFRLLEKEEEIEKINIKIDLKNISSLYPKQPYVLQAEHKEDGNIKNFYLVFSVSDIIPSSLPVPKFPVFFLPTSFRTSILQEVALYSQLRSENYQDKIIKYLRIIEPKINSIEILNLTGKPALYGDVGLDKPILLSFLGEGMSRLTNILLAIGVSKNGAVLIDEIENGFHYSVLKDVWKAISEMAREFNVQVFATTHSYECIQNAHLAFKESDVYDFRVVRLDKIDDQVKPVVMNQEDLDTALELGFEIR from the coding sequence ATGTATAAATTTTTTACAATCAAAAATTTTAAAAATTTTAAGAGTTTAGAACTAAATGATTTAGAGAGAGTTAATCTTATTGTAGGGAAAAACAACTCCGGAAAAAGCTCTTTATTAGAGGCTATTTTATTACATAATATGAGTATTGCAAGCATAATATCAATTATTAAGTCAAGAAATACAGACTTGTTAAGCGCAACTGACTTTAAACATATAATACAAGCTTTCTTTAACAATTTTAATACAAAAGAACCTATTGATTTAATAGGATTTTTTGAAAATAATAAAAAAGTTAGCGTTAGTTTTAGATTGTTAGAAAAAGAAGAAGAGATTGAAAAGATTAATATAAAAATTGATTTAAAAAATATTAGTAGTTTATATCCAAAGCAACCTTATGTTCTTCAGGCGGAGCATAAAGAGGATGGAAATATAAAAAACTTTTATTTAGTATTTTCTGTGTCAGATATAATACCTTCTTCCTTACCGGTTCCAAAATTTCCGGTATTCTTTTTGCCTACAAGCTTTCGGACTTCTATTTTGCAAGAGGTAGCTTTATATTCTCAGCTTAGGTCCGAGAATTATCAAGACAAAATAATAAAGTACTTAAGAATAATAGAACCAAAAATAAATAGCATTGAGATACTAAATTTAACAGGAAAGCCTGCTTTATACGGAGATGTTGGGCTTGATAAACCAATTCTTTTATCCTTTTTGGGTGAAGGAATGTCAAGATTAACAAATATTCTGCTTGCTATTGGAGTTTCTAAGAATGGAGCTGTTCTGATAGATGAGATAGAGAATGGCTTTCACTATTCAGTTTTAAAAGATGTATGGAAGGCAATTTCAGAGATGGCAAGAGAGTTTAACGTTCAAGTTTTTGCAACCACGCATAGTTATGAATGTATTCAAAACGCCCATTTAGCTTTTAAAGAAAGTGATGTTTATGATTTTAGAGTTGTTCGCTTAGATAAAATAGACGATCAAGTTAAACCTGTTGTTATGAATCAAGAAGACCTTGATACTGCATTGGAGCTCGGTTTTGAAATTAGGTAA
- a CDS encoding DUF3226 domain-containing protein: protein MKLGNEKFNKSIVILVEGKTDKIFFEELIKFIGRENDIQVVDMEGKDKLKSLIKFSDFSLVKILVVVQDADNDPKRAFQSIRDTLKNSGFSIPLKPYEISDGSPKTAIIILLDEDEKGDLESLIVEHLKNRPEFRCVDWFVDCVKNFNFDLKKLSKTKLYAYISITSEPDANFDTFIKKKIIDFNDERFKRLIDFIKSLQP from the coding sequence TTGAAATTAGGTAATGAAAAATTTAATAAAAGTATTGTAATTTTAGTTGAAGGTAAAACTGATAAAATCTTTTTTGAAGAGTTGATTAAATTTATTGGAAGAGAAAATGATATTCAAGTTGTAGATATGGAAGGAAAAGATAAGCTAAAAAGCTTAATAAAGTTTTCTGATTTTAGTTTAGTAAAGATTTTGGTCGTTGTCCAAGACGCAGATAATGATCCAAAACGAGCTTTTCAAAGTATAAGAGATACTTTAAAGAATTCAGGATTTTCTATTCCATTGAAACCTTATGAAATTTCTGATGGCAGCCCAAAGACAGCGATCATTATCCTTCTGGATGAAGATGAAAAGGGAGATTTGGAATCTTTGATTGTTGAGCATTTGAAAAATAGACCGGAATTTCGTTGCGTTGATTGGTTTGTAGATTGCGTAAAAAATTTTAACTTTGACCTTAAAAAGCTTAGTAAAACAAAACTTTATGCTTATATATCAATTACTTCAGAACCGGATGCTAATTTTGATACTTTTATAAAGAAAAAAATTATAGACTTTAACGATGAGAGATTTAAAAGACTAATAGATTTTATAAAATCGCTTCAGCCATGA